Proteins found in one Leptospira neocaledonica genomic segment:
- a CDS encoding LIC_10202 family protein, translating into MEERSSDIIEIKDSSVNVRELMEEIESRLARRPVSKEELERLSRWKFSPQSPEGYREFDAAETAHLFEKGISPPKFTNPKFKYIRGPIRWLFIKLIELYAFLDKKLSENRTRAFYSVLNELILLRGDHEKLKRKFEKFYNEFVELNYTLKKEISPEFVWSNEFLYEEETLEESETLILSRLNPGDSVLAINPEWGKFLKQLLKAQIEFKAVTWNKSQYSYIKEHITNSVSLLSFEEVLPESPLPSKIISNTNLCLLPNWVLEKLFKSLASKTSTGTEFIFRYSNYSNRMVSPFQPILLTQISESAFREFLQKLGFKNIVDTKAGDGFSVFSFRK; encoded by the coding sequence ATGGAAGAAAGATCCTCAGATATTATAGAAATCAAGGACAGCTCGGTCAATGTCCGCGAGCTCATGGAAGAAATAGAATCCAGGCTTGCCAGGAGGCCAGTTTCCAAGGAAGAATTGGAACGACTTTCTCGTTGGAAGTTTTCTCCCCAGTCCCCTGAAGGATATAGGGAATTTGATGCTGCAGAAACTGCTCATTTATTCGAAAAAGGAATCTCCCCTCCTAAGTTTACTAATCCAAAATTTAAATACATCCGCGGTCCGATCCGTTGGCTGTTTATCAAACTGATCGAGCTATATGCTTTCCTAGACAAAAAACTTTCCGAGAACAGAACCCGCGCATTCTACAGTGTTTTGAATGAATTGATCCTACTAAGAGGAGATCATGAAAAGTTAAAACGCAAATTCGAAAAGTTTTACAACGAGTTTGTGGAATTAAATTATACTCTTAAAAAAGAGATCAGTCCCGAGTTCGTTTGGTCTAATGAGTTTTTATACGAGGAAGAAACCTTAGAAGAAAGTGAGACTCTCATTCTTTCCAGACTAAACCCTGGAGACTCGGTTCTTGCAATCAATCCTGAATGGGGAAAATTCCTCAAACAACTCTTAAAGGCTCAGATAGAATTCAAAGCAGTCACTTGGAACAAGTCCCAATATTCTTATATCAAAGAACATATTACGAATTCAGTATCCCTTCTTTCTTTCGAGGAAGTTCTTCCCGAGTCTCCTCTTCCTTCTAAAATTATCTCCAATACAAACCTTTGTCTTTTGCCGAATTGGGTTTTAGAAAAACTTTTCAAATCACTGGCTTCTAAAACTTCCACCGGTACAGAATTCATCTTTAGATATTCCAATTATTCGAATAGAATGGTCTCTCCATTTCAACCGATCCTTTTGACTCAGATCAGCGAGTCAGCATTCAGAGAGTTCTTACAAAAATTAGGTTTTAAGAATATAGTGGATACCAAAGCCGGAGACGGCTTTTCGGTGTTTAGTTTTAGAAAATGA
- a CDS encoding glycosyltransferase family 4 protein, translating into MLDSRRRLAVVTPIFSDHISGGSEKLIYQYTLILSKFYEVTVLASRSLDYITWKNQIPIKDLEPVLLGKDLEKKVSREWIEPEPGNRIRVLRFSVDKERNISKFNKFSNKLFRNSESGKSVGSQEEKERIWVDMQGPYCPDLIQYIETNERDYDVFVFVSYLYYPMVYGLPLVAKKSVVIPTLHDEPPAKLSVYSNLFKDDSAYCFNTPEEKDLFHKLYGYEPSLGNVIGMHLAIPEETDKKPSEKKNPQDSFQFLYVGRIDEGKGVLEMAQYFSDWQKRSGRNDKLLLAGRGDSKLLQRISKFSHVSPLGFVSEEAKDEIIRSSDILINPSPMESFSIIIMEAWIRKKVVLVNGKSDVLRGHCLRSNGGLYYSDLDSFCAVAEYLVNHGREREEMGLNGKRYVQANFNPDIVEKKIAHIVERCIRRRYSE; encoded by the coding sequence TTGCTAGACTCTCGTAGAAGATTAGCCGTTGTTACTCCTATTTTTTCGGATCATATTTCAGGTGGTTCCGAAAAACTAATCTATCAATATACTCTAATATTATCCAAGTTTTACGAAGTTACAGTTCTCGCGAGCCGCTCACTTGATTATATCACTTGGAAAAACCAGATCCCAATCAAAGATTTAGAACCTGTACTTCTAGGAAAAGATTTAGAGAAGAAGGTTAGCAGAGAATGGATCGAACCTGAACCGGGAAATCGAATCAGAGTTCTTAGATTCTCTGTTGATAAAGAAAGAAATATTTCCAAGTTTAACAAATTTTCGAACAAACTATTTCGAAATTCTGAATCAGGAAAAAGTGTAGGATCACAAGAGGAAAAAGAAAGGATCTGGGTAGACATGCAAGGTCCTTATTGTCCGGATCTGATCCAATACATTGAGACAAACGAAAGAGATTACGATGTATTCGTGTTCGTTTCTTATCTGTATTATCCGATGGTTTATGGACTTCCGTTGGTCGCAAAAAAATCTGTAGTAATTCCAACATTGCACGATGAACCACCTGCAAAATTATCAGTATATTCGAATCTTTTCAAAGATGACTCTGCATATTGTTTTAATACTCCCGAAGAAAAAGATCTCTTTCATAAATTGTACGGATACGAGCCGAGTCTTGGGAATGTAATCGGAATGCATTTAGCCATTCCAGAAGAAACGGATAAAAAACCTTCTGAGAAAAAAAATCCCCAGGACTCCTTTCAGTTCTTGTATGTGGGAAGGATAGACGAAGGAAAAGGTGTGCTGGAGATGGCGCAATACTTTTCCGATTGGCAAAAAAGAAGCGGCCGTAATGATAAATTGCTCCTGGCTGGAAGGGGGGATTCCAAACTTTTACAAAGAATATCAAAATTTTCTCATGTATCTCCTCTAGGTTTTGTAAGCGAAGAAGCCAAGGACGAGATAATTCGTTCTTCCGATATACTTATCAATCCTTCTCCTATGGAAAGTTTTTCGATTATTATTATGGAAGCTTGGATCCGTAAAAAAGTAGTCTTAGTCAACGGAAAATCGGACGTTCTAAGAGGTCATTGTTTGAGAAGTAACGGCGGTTTATATTATTCCGACTTAGACAGCTTTTGCGCGGTCGCAGAATATTTAGTAAATCACGGAAGAGAAAGAGAAGAAATGGGTCTGAACGGTAAAAGATACGTTCAAGCGAACTTCAATCCTGATATCGTGGAAAAAAAGATCGCCCATATCGTAGAAAGATGTATCAGAAGAAGATATTCTGAATAG
- the loa22 gene encoding OmpA family outer membrane lipoprotein Loa22, translated as MVKKILNILLIGATVFSLALCSSADNKDQAAPEPGEQNSAASRNVNVDSPADAFNNQIKDFRYPDGITRPGFSYKKADVSAGDFSEWAKVNISVLKDGISKLPDSWVLEITGHTDQVGPEEAEGDKKGNVFYGEIRAKAVKQSLVKQGIPANRIVTKSAGSSSPVSGLDAKDPKNRRVTFKFAQQQ; from the coding sequence ATGGTAAAAAAAATTCTCAATATCCTGCTCATCGGTGCAACGGTTTTTTCCTTAGCTCTTTGCTCTTCTGCAGACAACAAAGACCAAGCGGCTCCTGAGCCTGGAGAACAAAATTCCGCAGCTTCTCGTAACGTCAACGTAGACTCTCCTGCAGACGCTTTCAATAATCAAATTAAAGACTTCCGCTATCCAGACGGGATCACTCGTCCAGGATTCAGCTACAAAAAAGCTGATGTTAGCGCGGGAGATTTCAGCGAGTGGGCAAAAGTTAATATTTCCGTTCTTAAAGATGGAATTTCTAAACTTCCTGATTCTTGGGTATTAGAGATCACTGGTCACACTGACCAAGTAGGACCTGAAGAAGCAGAAGGCGATAAAAAAGGAAACGTTTTCTACGGAGAAATTCGTGCAAAAGCGGTTAAACAATCCTTAGTTAAACAAGGAATTCCTGCAAATCGTATCGTTACTAAGAGCGCAGGTTCTTCTTCTCCAGTTTCCGGATTGGATGCAAAAGATCCTAAAAACCGTAGAGTAACCTTCAAATTTGCTCAACAACAATAA
- a CDS encoding glycosyltransferase family 4 protein, whose protein sequence is MIFRRRGVHQFAAGFNLGDAISNEMNSLKSVFKRIGYSSEIYAENTGPGTDTLVKKYKAYSSNNKDILIYHHSIHSDVLETILKPKNSKILIYHNVTPGHFFEKYDLKLTYLLRKGREELESLRNKFDKVFAVSEYNKSELLELGFEDVDVLPITYQLPQGRQTLKENFPKNRPNIPRFLFVGRIAPNKKQDDLIRFAFHYLKAYGPEFQLFMVGFSSKELYLYREELERMLDFYKLRKNVIITDFLSDEELRSMYLNCDLFLSMSEHEGFCVPLLEAMVHNIPILAFDGGAVGETLSGAGILFKEKRMDIIVELAHKMVTDRNWKDLILETQQKRLSSFSQINAETVLRPVLARLS, encoded by the coding sequence ATGATCTTCAGAAGAAGAGGAGTACATCAATTCGCCGCAGGTTTCAATTTAGGGGATGCAATTTCTAACGAAATGAATTCCTTAAAATCCGTTTTCAAAAGAATAGGATATTCTTCTGAAATATATGCGGAAAATACGGGTCCTGGAACGGATACTTTGGTAAAAAAGTATAAGGCGTATTCTTCCAATAACAAAGATATTTTAATCTATCATCATTCTATCCATTCCGATGTCTTGGAAACGATATTAAAGCCCAAGAATTCAAAAATTTTAATATACCATAACGTAACGCCTGGCCATTTTTTCGAAAAATATGATCTGAAACTTACTTACCTTCTTCGGAAAGGAAGAGAAGAATTAGAGTCATTACGAAACAAATTTGATAAGGTATTCGCAGTTTCGGAATACAATAAATCCGAACTCTTGGAATTGGGTTTTGAAGATGTGGATGTTCTTCCGATCACCTACCAGCTCCCCCAAGGCAGACAAACTCTTAAGGAAAATTTTCCGAAAAATCGACCCAATATTCCCCGCTTCCTATTTGTAGGAAGAATTGCCCCGAATAAAAAACAGGATGACTTGATCCGATTTGCATTCCATTATCTCAAGGCTTACGGTCCTGAGTTCCAACTTTTTATGGTAGGATTCAGTTCTAAAGAGTTATATTTATACAGAGAAGAATTGGAACGTATGCTCGATTTTTATAAATTGAGAAAGAATGTGATCATCACAGATTTTTTATCCGACGAAGAATTAAGATCCATGTATCTCAACTGTGATCTTTTCCTATCAATGAGCGAGCATGAAGGATTTTGTGTTCCGTTATTGGAAGCGATGGTTCATAATATTCCGATCCTTGCATTCGATGGAGGCGCAGTAGGTGAAACTCTATCCGGCGCAGGAATCTTATTCAAAGAAAAGAGAATGGATATAATCGTAGAACTTGCCCACAAAATGGTGACGGATCGAAATTGGAAAGATCTGATCTTAGAAACCCAACAAAAACGACTTTCTTCCTTCTCTCAGATCAACGCAGAAACTGTATTGAGGCCTGTTCTTGCTAGACTCTCGTAG
- a CDS encoding DMT family transporter — MSWVLLVFAGLFEVGFTTCMKLSDGFKDWRYGLGFLVFAILSFYFLNKATQNISLGTAYAVWTGIGAAGTVIIGILSFGDSINTWRIFFLSTLILSVIGLKFLGGD; from the coding sequence ATGAGTTGGGTTTTATTGGTGTTTGCCGGACTATTCGAAGTCGGTTTTACTACTTGTATGAAATTATCCGACGGCTTTAAGGACTGGAGATACGGGCTTGGATTTTTAGTGTTTGCTATTTTGAGTTTTTACTTTTTGAACAAAGCAACTCAGAATATTTCTCTTGGAACTGCGTATGCTGTATGGACAGGGATCGGCGCAGCAGGGACTGTGATTATCGGAATTCTGTCCTTTGGAGATTCTATCAATACTTGGAGGATATTTTTCCTTTCCACTTTGATATTATCCGTGATCGGCTTAAAGTTTTTAGGCGGGGACTAA
- a CDS encoding RluA family pseudouridine synthase has product MNLELHAEVNADSDGSRLDRFLKDFLGDEISRASIQHWIDSGWVKDGNGKILLKSSYKVSPGENFLISVPPKPPLNLTPVKMEIEVLKETPHYLIIRKPAGIASHSGPGDRSATLVNGLLYKFKELSSVGGEARPGIVHRLDKPTEGIMIVAKNDQAHAKLSELFRRRDITKKYLAWVQGTLPEGEGTIDRPIGRHPVERLKMTVTPKGRASVTHYRILKTAVSKNGRKFSLIEADLETGRTHQIRVHFQSLRCPVVGDLLYSRNAALFENYGLLLLSYLLEFKDPFTGEEVQIVLDPPQRFENFESNLENF; this is encoded by the coding sequence ATGAATCTGGAACTTCATGCCGAAGTTAACGCTGACTCTGATGGATCCAGACTCGATCGATTTTTAAAGGACTTTCTGGGAGACGAAATATCCAGAGCTTCCATTCAACATTGGATCGATTCCGGTTGGGTCAAAGATGGAAATGGAAAAATACTCCTTAAATCTTCTTATAAAGTAAGCCCTGGAGAAAACTTCCTTATCTCAGTTCCACCTAAACCTCCATTGAACTTAACGCCAGTAAAAATGGAGATCGAAGTTTTAAAGGAAACTCCTCATTATCTGATCATTCGTAAACCGGCAGGCATTGCATCACATAGCGGGCCAGGAGATAGATCCGCTACCTTGGTTAACGGATTACTCTACAAATTTAAGGAGCTTTCGAGTGTCGGCGGAGAAGCAAGGCCTGGTATCGTGCATCGTTTGGACAAACCCACGGAAGGGATTATGATCGTCGCAAAGAATGATCAAGCGCATGCAAAACTTTCCGAGTTGTTTAGAAGAAGGGACATTACCAAGAAATATCTTGCCTGGGTCCAGGGCACACTTCCGGAAGGAGAAGGCACAATAGATAGACCGATCGGAAGACATCCGGTAGAAAGATTAAAGATGACTGTGACTCCTAAAGGAAGAGCCTCTGTCACTCACTATAGGATCTTAAAAACTGCGGTTTCTAAAAACGGCAGAAAGTTCTCTCTCATCGAAGCTGATTTGGAAACAGGAAGGACTCACCAGATCCGGGTTCATTTTCAGAGCCTTAGATGTCCTGTGGTTGGAGATCTTCTTTATTCCAGAAACGCTGCACTTTTTGAGAACTACGGACTTTTACTCCTTTCTTATTTGTTAGAATTCAAGGATCCTTTTACGGGAGAAGAAGTGCAGATCGTTCTGGATCCTCCCCAAAGGTTCGAAAATTTCGAAAGTAATTTGGAGAATTTTTGA
- a CDS encoding YkvA family protein has protein sequence MEEDKIEKIKQGFWPKVKKVAGKVPFLADAISLYYAMLDPSTPLKAKLTIAGALAYFLTPFDAIPDILFGAGYIDDAGVVAAVLAAASMYVKEEHKKKAADFLDSNPKGTLEN, from the coding sequence ATGGAAGAAGATAAAATAGAAAAGATCAAACAGGGTTTCTGGCCTAAGGTAAAGAAGGTCGCAGGAAAGGTTCCTTTCCTTGCGGATGCAATCTCTTTGTATTATGCGATGTTGGATCCTTCTACTCCCCTGAAAGCAAAACTTACGATCGCGGGCGCACTTGCTTATTTTCTTACACCTTTTGATGCGATCCCGGATATTTTATTTGGAGCAGGTTATATAGACGATGCAGGAGTCGTCGCCGCTGTTTTAGCAGCTGCTTCTATGTACGTAAAAGAAGAACATAAGAAGAAGGCCGCGGATTTTTTAGATTCCAATCCTAAGGGTACCCTGGAGAATTGA
- a CDS encoding glycosyltransferase, with protein MNAYLHISEFRDKDGIGNDIKGLREVLNSSGIKTEIVCQTDLSDGSINTLRTEELQSENNLSSNSMHILEYGGSGYPINSFLSFPGRKFVRYQNITPPKFFKPFVSQDIFRSFELDYKKSILELHKLKRFTERFLPSSKYSASNLEDLNIVNSSVLPIVRKYGWKGEKRNRKNGYTLGYVGRLVPSKKIEDILFLSYFLKRIEPKYRILLIGNVPSIFEDYFTNLKQMARELGVGGNIQFRMGVQDSELPRFWEEMDAYISMSEHEGFGIPLVEALSYDIPVFAYACTAVPETLKDAGYLFRKKDLNSLEKLAEWIHFILESQSSVRPVDGPHASSKRREVCMDYDSMPYGRVLKQIFTFKEAAAS; from the coding sequence ATGAACGCCTATCTCCATATTTCCGAATTTAGAGATAAGGACGGGATCGGGAACGATATCAAAGGTTTAAGGGAAGTTTTAAATTCTTCCGGGATCAAGACAGAGATTGTCTGCCAAACCGATCTGAGCGACGGCTCTATTAATACGTTACGAACAGAAGAACTTCAAAGTGAGAACAATTTGTCCTCTAATTCCATGCATATTTTGGAGTATGGCGGTTCCGGTTATCCGATAAATTCCTTTCTTTCTTTTCCCGGCAGAAAATTCGTACGTTACCAGAATATCACCCCTCCTAAGTTTTTTAAACCTTTTGTTTCTCAGGATATATTTAGAAGTTTTGAATTGGATTATAAAAAATCCATATTAGAATTACATAAATTAAAAAGATTCACCGAACGTTTTCTTCCCAGCTCAAAATACAGCGCATCCAATCTAGAAGATTTGAATATAGTGAATTCCAGCGTTCTTCCAATTGTTAGAAAATATGGATGGAAGGGCGAAAAACGAAATCGTAAGAACGGCTATACTCTTGGCTATGTCGGAAGATTAGTCCCGAGCAAAAAGATAGAAGATATACTATTCCTCTCTTACTTCCTAAAAAGAATAGAACCTAAATATAGGATTTTACTGATCGGAAATGTACCCAGTATTTTCGAAGATTATTTTACGAACTTAAAACAAATGGCTAGAGAACTCGGCGTCGGAGGAAACATTCAATTTAGAATGGGGGTTCAAGATTCCGAGCTACCCAGATTTTGGGAAGAGATGGACGCTTATATCAGCATGAGTGAGCACGAAGGTTTCGGCATACCTCTTGTAGAAGCATTGAGTTATGATATTCCTGTTTTCGCTTATGCTTGCACTGCCGTTCCGGAAACTTTAAAAGATGCCGGATATCTTTTCCGAAAAAAAGATCTGAATAGTTTGGAAAAATTAGCAGAGTGGATCCATTTTATCTTAGAATCCCAATCTTCCGTTCGCCCAGTGGATGGTCCTCATGCTTCTTCCAAAAGAAGAGAAGTTTGTATGGATTATGATTCCATGCCTTACGGAAGAGTTTTAAAACAGATATTCACATTTAAAGAAGCGGCGGCCTCATGA
- the fumC gene encoding class II fumarate hydratase: MKTRIETDSMGEIQVDDSKYWGAQTERSLHHFHIGNDRFPREMIRALGVLKKSAAIVNAQLGLLTEEKKNLIVQAADEVISGKLDEHFPLSVWQTGSGTQTNMNSNEVISNRAIEIAGGTKGSKKPVHPNDDVNKAQSSNDTFPTAMHIAAAEQLVNKLLPALEQLKNTLKKKSDEFKDIIKIGRTHLQDATPLTLGQEFSGYVKQLEYNIERVKSVLPSVYRLALGGTAVGTGLNTHPEFAVKAAAQIAKETGLPFTSAENKFEALAAHDSLVETHGVLKTIAASFMKIANDVRWLSSGPRCGIGEISIPENEPGSSIMPGKVNPTQSEQMTMVASQVIANDVAVNIGGASGNFELNVFKPLIIHNVLNSIRLLADSAVSFEEHCARGIEPNKENIKEHLKNSLMLVTALNPHIGYDNAAKIAKNAHKKGTSLKESGIELGLLTSEQFDQWVLPEKMISPSVD, from the coding sequence ATGAAAACTAGAATCGAAACCGACTCCATGGGAGAAATCCAGGTAGACGATTCCAAATACTGGGGCGCTCAAACCGAAAGGTCTCTTCATCACTTTCATATCGGGAACGATCGTTTCCCAAGGGAAATGATTCGTGCTCTTGGAGTTCTTAAAAAATCAGCAGCAATCGTAAACGCTCAGCTTGGTCTTTTGACCGAAGAGAAAAAAAATCTGATCGTTCAAGCTGCTGACGAAGTGATCTCCGGAAAATTGGACGAACATTTTCCTCTAAGCGTTTGGCAAACGGGTTCCGGAACACAAACCAATATGAACTCCAACGAAGTAATCTCCAATCGTGCGATTGAGATTGCAGGCGGGACAAAAGGTTCTAAAAAACCTGTACATCCAAATGATGATGTAAATAAGGCTCAATCTTCTAATGATACTTTTCCAACTGCAATGCATATTGCTGCTGCAGAACAATTAGTGAATAAACTTTTGCCTGCATTAGAACAATTGAAAAATACTCTAAAGAAGAAATCTGATGAGTTCAAAGATATTATCAAGATCGGAAGAACTCACTTGCAGGACGCGACTCCTTTAACTCTTGGTCAAGAATTCTCCGGTTACGTAAAACAATTAGAGTACAATATTGAAAGAGTGAAGTCAGTTCTTCCTTCCGTATACAGATTGGCTTTAGGTGGAACTGCAGTCGGAACTGGGTTGAACACTCATCCTGAATTTGCAGTAAAAGCTGCGGCTCAGATCGCTAAAGAAACTGGACTTCCTTTCACTTCTGCAGAGAATAAATTTGAGGCATTAGCGGCTCACGATTCTTTGGTAGAAACTCATGGAGTTTTAAAAACAATCGCTGCTTCTTTTATGAAGATTGCAAACGACGTGAGATGGTTGTCTTCCGGTCCTAGATGCGGGATCGGTGAGATCTCTATTCCGGAGAATGAGCCTGGCTCTTCCATCATGCCTGGAAAAGTAAATCCTACTCAGTCAGAACAAATGACTATGGTTGCTTCTCAAGTGATCGCTAACGATGTTGCCGTGAATATTGGCGGAGCCTCCGGAAACTTCGAATTGAATGTTTTCAAACCTCTGATTATTCATAATGTTTTGAATTCGATTCGTCTATTGGCAGACTCAGCAGTTTCTTTCGAAGAACATTGCGCGAGAGGAATAGAGCCGAATAAGGAAAATATCAAAGAACATCTGAAGAACAGTTTGATGCTTGTGACTGCGTTAAATCCGCATATCGGTTATGATAATGCTGCTAAGATTGCAAAGAATGCTCACAAAAAAGGAACTAGTCTGAAAGAGTCCGGGATTGAACTTGGCTTATTGACTTCAGAACAATTCGACCAATGGGTTCTTCCTGAAAAAATGATCTCTCCAAGCGTTGATTGA
- a CDS encoding GDP-mannose 4,6-dehydratase, with protein MKYLVTGAEGFVGSYLVPELTQESGSELLGLGMNPKNTEFPFPYKVCDIRDIQSLQQVFESYSPDVLFHLAGQTFVPRSIENPEETLLINVAGTLNILECFKRSGKKIKLVYISSSEVYGNIREEQLPVSENLLPNPVNPYASSKLAAETYCLQYSRSYQNIETVIARPFNHIGVGQNPNFVVPNFCKQVLDNISKNASSEILVGDLTPTRDFLHVRDVVKAYLLLANKGQSGEIYNICSGTETPISQVLKWILEFADSKLVSKQDPTRLRPAEMKRSLGNNSKLKSLGWAAGISVKDAVREIFEHIRKTEYSS; from the coding sequence ATGAAATACTTGGTCACAGGAGCAGAAGGTTTTGTTGGATCTTATCTGGTTCCAGAACTTACGCAAGAATCCGGGTCTGAACTTCTGGGCCTGGGAATGAATCCTAAAAATACCGAGTTTCCATTTCCTTATAAGGTTTGTGATATCAGGGATATCCAATCACTCCAACAAGTATTCGAGTCCTATTCCCCAGATGTATTATTCCATTTAGCAGGACAAACATTCGTTCCGAGATCCATCGAAAATCCTGAGGAAACATTACTTATCAATGTGGCGGGTACATTGAATATTTTAGAATGTTTTAAACGTTCCGGTAAAAAAATAAAACTAGTATATATATCTTCTTCGGAAGTGTACGGAAATATAAGGGAAGAACAACTTCCAGTTTCAGAAAACCTTCTTCCGAATCCTGTGAATCCGTACGCATCCTCCAAGCTTGCTGCAGAAACTTATTGCCTTCAATATTCCCGCTCTTATCAGAATATAGAAACTGTGATCGCAAGGCCCTTTAATCATATTGGAGTTGGGCAAAATCCGAACTTTGTAGTCCCGAATTTCTGCAAACAGGTATTGGACAATATTTCTAAAAACGCTTCTTCTGAAATTTTAGTCGGAGATCTGACTCCCACTCGTGACTTCTTACATGTAAGAGACGTAGTCAAAGCCTATCTTCTTTTAGCAAATAAAGGACAGAGTGGAGAAATTTATAATATATGTTCCGGAACCGAGACGCCGATCTCTCAAGTATTAAAATGGATTTTGGAATTTGCAGATTCCAAATTAGTTTCCAAACAGGATCCTACAAGACTAAGACCCGCAGAGATGAAAAGATCTTTGGGAAATAATTCCAAACTGAAATCTTTAGGATGGGCTGCCGGAATTTCCGTGAAGGACGCGGTTCGGGAAATTTTCGAACATATTCGAAAAACAGAATATTCTTCTTAG
- a CDS encoding SanA/YdcF family protein, translated as MDFGLKNQEIQKTPIPFSKGRIRLALLLAAAICIGIPASIDLSIEWDYENRSIHAGNYRSLKPATVAIVPGASVYKGIPSPVLQDRLDCAVELYKQGKVRKILLSGDNGTSYYNEVKPMLLYVLERGVSEKDVFVDHAGFRTLDTLVRAKEIFQVKDAIFVSQRFHQPRAAFISKKIGLDLQSYESDRRIYISGPTSRFREFFARTLAWIDMNLTNTAPKYLGKPFPIEGSGVKTWKGSVI; from the coding sequence ATGGACTTCGGACTAAAAAACCAGGAAATCCAGAAAACACCCATTCCCTTTTCTAAGGGGAGGATAAGACTCGCACTTTTACTCGCGGCCGCCATCTGCATTGGAATCCCTGCTTCCATAGATCTTTCTATCGAATGGGATTACGAAAATAGAAGTATCCATGCAGGAAATTATCGTTCTCTCAAACCTGCGACTGTTGCAATCGTTCCGGGAGCTTCCGTTTACAAGGGAATCCCTTCTCCCGTTTTGCAAGACCGTCTTGATTGTGCAGTAGAACTTTATAAACAGGGGAAGGTCCGGAAAATTCTACTCTCAGGTGATAACGGAACCAGCTACTACAACGAAGTAAAACCTATGCTATTATACGTTTTAGAAAGAGGAGTGAGCGAAAAAGATGTGTTCGTAGATCACGCAGGATTTAGAACCTTGGACACTTTAGTAAGAGCAAAGGAAATTTTCCAAGTGAAGGATGCGATCTTCGTTAGCCAAAGATTTCACCAACCTAGGGCAGCATTCATTTCTAAAAAGATAGGATTGGATCTGCAATCTTATGAATCGGATAGAAGAATCTATATCAGCGGACCTACTAGCAGGTTCAGAGAATTTTTTGCAAGAACCTTGGCTTGGATCGATATGAATCTGACGAACACCGCACCCAAATATCTTGGCAAACCATTCCCAATCGAAGGCAGCGGAGTCAAAACTTGGAAAGGTTCCGTAATCTAA
- a CDS encoding inositol monophosphatase family protein encodes MSYQNEIKIRYQHFLNFVPTISEFLKKTHEREDLQISFKGSIESDLVTIADKGSEELIVSEIRKAFPSDHILGEEGSNYEGSSQFKWIIDPLDGTVNYSHRIPLYCCCIGLEDQEKKSAVMGIVPMPALGHVYHAMLGEGAFKDKTSIKVTQTKEIKKALLCTGFPYDREEKIEQLMFNLKKFILRSRGVRRTGSAGLDVCWVAEGKFDAFWEEDLKPWDMTAAAAILQEAGGKLSTYANNTFHPYVTSLIASNGVLHEKMVEILQEFLDI; translated from the coding sequence ATGAGCTACCAAAACGAAATCAAGATAAGATACCAACATTTCCTCAACTTCGTCCCAACAATCTCTGAGTTCCTGAAAAAAACTCACGAAAGAGAAGATCTGCAAATCTCCTTTAAGGGAAGTATAGAGTCCGACCTAGTAACGATCGCAGATAAAGGTTCCGAAGAATTGATCGTCTCCGAGATCAGAAAAGCATTCCCGAGCGACCATATCTTAGGAGAAGAAGGAAGTAACTACGAAGGAAGTTCTCAATTCAAATGGATTATAGATCCCTTGGATGGAACTGTAAATTATTCTCATCGTATTCCTCTATATTGCTGTTGTATCGGATTAGAAGATCAGGAAAAAAAATCAGCAGTCATGGGAATTGTTCCAATGCCTGCACTCGGACATGTATATCATGCGATGTTGGGAGAAGGTGCCTTCAAAGATAAAACTTCCATCAAAGTCACTCAAACCAAAGAAATCAAAAAAGCACTTTTATGCACCGGATTTCCTTATGACAGAGAAGAGAAGATAGAACAACTCATGTTCAATCTGAAAAAATTTATCTTAAGATCTAGAGGTGTAAGAAGGACAGGTTCCGCCGGTCTGGATGTTTGTTGGGTGGCCGAAGGCAAGTTTGACGCATTCTGGGAAGAAGATCTAAAACCTTGGGACATGACTGCTGCTGCGGCAATACTTCAAGAAGCCGGCGGAAAATTAAGTACTTATGCCAACAATACATTTCATCCGTACGTGACCAGTTTGATTGCGTCTAACGGAGTATTGCATGAAAAAATGGTAGAGATCTTACAGGAGTTTTTAGATATATGA